The genomic DNA CCCGCGCCTGCGCCGCCGCCTGCTTGGCGCCCTTGCGGTCCTCGTGCACGACCATCATCGCAAAGGCGAGGCCGATCAGGATCGTGACCACGCCGGGAACGATGAAGGCAAAACGCCAGCCGAGATATTGCCCGATCACGCCGGTGACCAGCGCCGAGGAGGCGACGCCGAGATTGCCCCAGACGCCGTTGATGCCCATCTCGCGGCCGAGCCGGTCGGCATAGGACACGATCATTGCGGTGCCGACCGGATGATAGATCGAGCCAAAGATGCCGATCGAAAGCAGCGCGGCGCCGAGCTGCGCCGGGGTCTGCACGAAGCCGACCGCGATCATGGACAGACCGATGCCGACGAAGAAGATCAGCATCATGTGGCGGCGGCTCCAGCGGTCCCCCAGCCAGCCGGTGAGCAGCGAGCCGGCGCCGAAGGCGACGAAGCCCGGCGTCGCGTAAGGCAAAAGTTCCGAATAGGCCATGCCGAGCGCCGGGCCCATGATGATGACGGCGGCGGCGAAGATCAGCATCGAATAATGGTCGATGAAATGGCCTGCGTTGACGAAACTGATCACCCGGCTGGGGCTGTTCATTCCCGAATCCTCTCCTGCTCCGAAATGAGTTATATGTCCTCCCCATGACGGGATGCCGCCAATGACTGTCTTGGAAAGGCCAAACTTGGAAACGCCTATCCTCCGGGAGGTCCGGAGCAACCACCGCTCGCCCGCCGGCGTGCACCTGGTCGCGCGCGACTATCCCAAGGGGATGCGGATCGATCCGCATTTGCACCGCGAGGCCCAGCTGATCTATGCGGCCAAGGGCACCATGCAGGTGACGACGCCCGGGGGACGCTGGCTGGTGCCGCCGGACCGGGCGGTGTGGGTCCCGGCCGGGCTCGATCATGCCCTCGACCTGCTCGCCGATATCGAGATGCGCACGCTGTATTTCGACCTGTCCTGGCTGAAGCGCGAAAAGCGCTATGAGGGATTGACCAGGGAATTCGTGGTCCGGGTCTCGCCGCTGCTCAACCAGGCGATCCTCGCGCTGTTCGACACTGGCAATACCGAGGAGCGCGCCGAGCTGCTGGTGCGCCTCGTCATGCTGGAATTGCACCAGGCCGAGGATTCCGCGACCTTCGTACCGCTGCCGCATGAGCCGCGCTGCCGCCGCGCCGCGATGATCGTGCTCGACGACCCAACCGGCCTGCACGACATCGACACGCTGGCGCGCGAAGTCGGAACCTCCGCGCGCACGTTGTCACGGCTGTTTTCCGCGGAGACACAGCTGAGCTTCAAGAGCTGGTGCCAGCGCGCGCGGATTGCCGCGGCAATCCAGCGGCTGTCGACAGATGCAAATGTCTCCGTGAAGCAGCTCGCGACCCAGCTCGGCTATGCCAGCGTGCCGGCATTCTCGGCCGCGTTCCGGCAAGTGACGGGACGGACGCCGACGGAGTTTGCGGGGAAGTAGGCTGCTCGCATTCACAGGTCGTCGTGCCCAAGCTTGTCCCGGCCATGACGATGCGGAAACTGGAATGCCTCAAATGGCCATATGCGATCGCCCTCGCCTCGCCCAGCATGCCTGCATTCTCCAAACGCACGGCCCGACTAAAGTTGCCGCATTCCTCCGCTTGATTGTGATCGGTTTCCGCCCAAATCCCGTGTAAGCTTCCGCAACGCACAAACTGACACGAAAGCCCCGATGGCCAACGCCTTCTTCTCCGACTTGCTCGCCACCATCTCCGAGCGCGGCCGCACGCTGCTTCGTCGCGGCGAGTCCGCCGACACTAGACGGGATGCTGATGGGCTGATCGAGCTCTGTGATGCGTTGCTGTCGGGCCGGGGCGAAGCATCGGGCATCGCCATCGCCCGCGAGGTGCTCGACATCTACCGTGAGCTGGATGCGGCGGGACGCCGCGCCTTCTTCGACGGACTGGTGCGCGATTTCGGCCCGGACCGGGAGCGTCTGTCGAAAGCAATCGAGAAATGGCGTGCCGCCCCGAGCGACGAGGACGCGAGCTCGCTGCATTTCGCTTCGGAGCCGCGGCGGCAGGAGCTGATCCGCCGGCTCAACCGCGCGCCCGGCGGCACCGGTGAGCTCGTGAACATGCGTGCCGATCTGCTCGGCATGATGAACGGACACAGCGATCTCGCCGCGCTCGATCGCGACGTCTCGCATCTGCTTTCTTCGTGGTTCAACAGGGGGTTTCTCGTGCTGCGCAGGATCGACTGGTCGACCCCGGCCAACATCCTCGAAAAGATCATCCGTTACGAGGCCGTGCACGAGATCTCCGACTGGGACGATCTGCGCCGCCGCATCGATCCGGTCGACCGCCGCTGCTATGCGTTCTTCCACCCCGCGATGGTGGACGAGCCCCTGATCTTCGTCGAGGTGGCGCTGACCGAGACGATTC from Bradyrhizobium sp. CCBAU 53351 includes the following:
- a CDS encoding MFS transporter, with protein sequence MNSPSRVISFVNAGHFIDHYSMLIFAAAVIIMGPALGMAYSELLPYATPGFVAFGAGSLLTGWLGDRWSRRHMMLIFFVGIGLSMIAVGFVQTPAQLGAALLSIGIFGSIYHPVGTAMIVSYADRLGREMGINGVWGNLGVASSALVTGVIGQYLGWRFAFIVPGVVTILIGLAFAMMVVHEDRKGAKQAAAQARVAKQDMWRVVLSLLIVVIAISTTFNAVTVALPKLFAERLADLTRSPALLGVIAACVYVFGAMTQYTIGRLLDRYSLKTVALPLSFMLAPFLYLAATLNNLPLILVSIGIVMGAFGQVTVNDAMVGKYTSEEWRSRAYAVRYFIGFTAAGASVGLVAWLYEQGGFVTMLHAFAGLCLLAIAAAIILPREIRTPQPV
- a CDS encoding helix-turn-helix transcriptional regulator, yielding MPPMTVLERPNLETPILREVRSNHRSPAGVHLVARDYPKGMRIDPHLHREAQLIYAAKGTMQVTTPGGRWLVPPDRAVWVPAGLDHALDLLADIEMRTLYFDLSWLKREKRYEGLTREFVVRVSPLLNQAILALFDTGNTEERAELLVRLVMLELHQAEDSATFVPLPHEPRCRRAAMIVLDDPTGLHDIDTLAREVGTSARTLSRLFSAETQLSFKSWCQRARIAAAIQRLSTDANVSVKQLATQLGYASVPAFSAAFRQVTGRTPTEFAGK
- a CDS encoding malonyl-CoA decarboxylase, which codes for MANAFFSDLLATISERGRTLLRRGESADTRRDADGLIELCDALLSGRGEASGIAIAREVLDIYRELDAAGRRAFFDGLVRDFGPDRERLSKAIEKWRAAPSDEDASSLHFASEPRRQELIRRLNRAPGGTGELVNMRADLLGMMNGHSDLAALDRDVSHLLSSWFNRGFLVLRRIDWSTPANILEKIIRYEAVHEISDWDDLRRRIDPVDRRCYAFFHPAMVDEPLIFVEVALTETIPGAIAPLLAVDRQHLPIERARTAVFYSISNTQRGLGGISFGSFLIKQVVEELRRETPKLDTFVTLSPVPGFMAWVKQDRDLPLSDEDREVLKRLDDPKWFENPETTSLLRAVIEPLAAHYFLKARTPKGKLIDSVARFHLGNGARLERINWLGDLSPKGLRESAGVMVNYLYRLDDIEKNHEAYANDGEVVASSAVKKLLKGEGRRLLDMRLS